CGCAGGTCGCGGCGTTCCAGCTCGTCGATCAGGGTGCCGATCAGCATGGCGCCGGTCGCGCCGAGCGGGTGGCCCAGCGCGATGGCGCCGCCGTTGACGTTCACCTGGTCGTGGCGGAAGCCGAGTTCGCGCATGAAGCGCAGGGCGACGGCGGCGAACGCCTCGTTGATCTCGACCAGGTCGATGTCGGCGGCGCTCAGCCCGGCCTTGGCGAGCGCCTTGCGGGTGGCGGGGGCGGGGCCGGTGAGCATGATGGTGGGCTCGGAGCCGGAGACCGCGGCGGAGACGATCCGGGCCCGCGGGGTGAGGCCGTAGCGCTCGCCGATCTCGCGCGAGCCGATCGCGACCAGGGCGGCGCCGTCCACGATGCCGGAGGAGTTGCCCGCGTGGTGGACGTGGTCGATGGACTCCACCCAGTGGTACTTCTGCAGCGCGACGGCGTCGAAGCCGCCGAGCTCGCCGATGTCGGCGAAGGACGGCTTGAGCCCGGCCAGCGTCTCCACGGTGGTGCCGGGGCGGATGAACTCGTCGCGGCCGAGCACCACCAACCCGTTGCGATCCAGCACCGGCACCACCGAGCGGTCGAACAGCCCGTCCGCCTGGGCCTTCGCGGCGCGGGCCTGCGACTCGGCGGCGAACGCGTCCACGTCGGTGCGGGTCAGGCCCTCGACGGTGGCGATCAGGTCGGCGCCGATGCCCTGCGGGACGAAGCCGGTCTCGTACGCGGTCATCGGGTCGGCGAACCAGGCGCCGCCGTCGGAGCCCATCTTCACCCGGGACATCGACTCGACGCCGCCCGCCAGGATCAGGTCCTCCCAGCCCGAACGGACCTTCGCCGCGGCCAGGTTGACGGCCTCCAGGCCGGACGCGCAGAAGCGGTTCTCCTGCACGCCCGCGACGGTGTCGGGCAGCCCCGCCGCGATCGCCGCGACCCGGGCGATGTCGGAGCCCTGGTCGCCGATCGGGCTGACCACGCCGAGCACGATGTCGTCGATCGCCGCCGGATCCAACGACGGGAAGCGGCGCCGCAGTTCGTAGATCAGGCCGACCACCAGGTCGATCGGCTTGGTGCCGTGCAGGGAGCCGTTCTGCTTGCCGCGCCCGCGCGGGGTGCGGATCGCGTCGTAGACGTACGCTTCGGTGGTCACGGGTTCGGGTGCCTTTCGGACGGAGGGTTCGGGCGGGCTTCGGGCGGGCTTCGGGCGGGGGGGGTTCGGGCAGGGGGTCGGGCAGGGGGTCGGGCGGGGGGTCGGGCTTCAGGAGAGCAGGGAACGGCCGACGATCTCCTTCATGATCTCCGTGGTGCCGCCGTAGATGGTCTGGACGCGCCCGTCGGTGAACGCCCGGGCGACCGCGCTGTCACTCATGTATCCCGATCCGCCGTGCAGTTGCAGGCAGCGGTCGGCGGTCCGCTTCTGCAGTTCGGTGGCCCACCACTTGGCCATCGAGGCGTCCACCGGGGTCAGCGCGTACCGGTTGTGCTCCAGCACGCAGCGGTCCACGAAGGTGCGGGTGACGGCACACTCGGTGGCCAGCTCGGCGATCTCGAACCGGACATGCTGCAGCTTGGCCAGCGGCCGGCCGAACGCGGTGCGCTGCTTGACGTACGCGATGGTCTCCGCGAGGACGAACTCCGCGGCGGCGATCGCGGCGACCGCGATGGCCAGCCGCTCCTGGGCCAGGTTGCGCATCAGGTGCAGGAAGCCCTGGTGCTCCTCGCCGAGCAGGTTGGCCTTCGGGACGCGCACGTCGTGGAAGAACAGCTCGGCGGTGTCCTGGGCCTTCTGACCGATCTTGTCGAGGTTGCGGCCGCGCTCGAAGCCCGGCGTGCCGCGCTCGACCACCAGCAGGCTCAGGCCGTGCGCGCCGCCCTCGGCGGTGGTCCTGGCGACCACCACGACCAGGTCGGCGAGGATTCCGTTGGAGATGAAGGTCTTGGCACCGTTGAGCAGGTAGTGGTCGCCCGCGTCGACCGCGGTGGTGCGGATCGCCTGCAGGTCGGAGCCGGTGTCGGGCTCGGTCATCGCGATGGCGCCGATCAGTTCGCCCGAGCAGAACCCGGGCAGCCAGCGCTGCTTCTGCTCCTCGGTCGCCAGACCGGTCAGGTACGGGCCGACGATGTCGTTGTGCAGGCCGACGGCCAGCCCGCTGGCCCCCGCCCGGACGAACTCCTCGGCCAGCACGGCGGCGAACCGGAAGTCCGGGCTGCCACCGCCGCCGTAGCGCTCCTCCACGGCCAGGCCGAGCAGCCCGGCCTTCCCGGCGGCCAGCCAGGCGGAGCGGTCGACCACGCCCTGCCGCTCCCAGCGGGCGTGGTGCGGGACGACCTCCCGGGCCAGGAAGGCCTGGACGGTGGCACGGAAGTCCTCGTGCTCCTCGGCGTAGAGCTCGCGCTGCACGGGCGGATCCCTTCAGGAAGTGTGCGGGGTGGGAGTGTGCGGGGCGGGTGCCTTACGGGGTGAGCGCTTCACGGGGTGGGTGCTTCACGGGGTGAGCGCCTTACGGGGCGGGTTGGTGCGGGGCGGGGGTGTCCGGGGCGGGGGTGTCCGGGTCGGGGGCTTGCGGGGTGCGGGAGTCGAGGGCGGGGACGGCCCAGTCGCGGGCCACCTCGGCGGTGTGCTCACCCGGCCGGGCGGGCGGGGTGCGCAGCGCGCCCGGGGTGGCGGAGAAGCGCGGGGCGGTGCCGGGCTGGAGCGTGCCGTCCCGCTCGGTGTAGCTGCCGCGGGCGGCCAGGTGCGGGTGCGCGGCGGCCTGGCGCAGCGTCAGGACGGGGGCCACGCAGGCGTCGTGCCCGGCGAACAGTTCGGTCCACTCGGCCTGGGTGCGGGTGGCGAAGCGGGCGGCCAGGACGGCCCGCAGTTCGGGCCAGCGGGCCAGGTCGTACTGGTCGGAGGCGTCCGCGTCCAGTTCCAGCAGGCGGGCGAACTCGGCGTAGAAGCGCGGCTCCAGCGGGCCCACCGCCATCCAGCGGTCGTCCGAGGTCCGGTAGGTGCCGTACCAGGGGGCGCCACCGTCCAGCAGGTTGGCGCCGCGCCGGTCCTGCCAGAGTCCGGCGTCCAGCAGGCCCCACAGCATGGTGGACAGGTGCGCGGCGCCGTCCACGATCGCGGCGTCGACCACCTGGCCGGTGCCGGTGGCGCGGGCGTGGTGCAGCGCGGCGAGCAGGCCGACCACCAGGTAGAGCGAGCCGCCCGCGTAGTCGCCGAGCAGGTTCGCCGGGATCGCCGGCGGCCCGTCGGCCGGACCGATCAGCCCCAGCAGCCCGGACGTCGCCAGGTAGGTGACGTCGTGCCCGGCGCGTTCGGCGAGCGGACCGTCCTGGCCCCAGCCGGTCATCCGGCCGTACACCAGCGCGGGGTTGTGGGCCAGGCAGTCGTCCGGGCCGACGCCGAGGCGCTCGGCGACGCCGGGACGCCAGCCCTCGATCAGCAGGTCGGCCCGGGCCGCGAGGTCCCGCACCGCGGCGGCGCCCTCCGGTGCCTTCAGGTCGATCAGCACCGAGCGCTTGTTCCGGTTGGTCAGGTCCCGCCCCGGATCGGGCCCGAGCACCTGCCCGCCGGGCCGGTCCACCCGCACCACGTCCGCCCCCAGGTCCGCGAGCAGCATGGCGGCGAACGGCCCGGGCCCGATGCCCGCGAGTTCCAGCACCCGAACCCCCGCGAGGGGGCCGGCGGAGGGTGTTGCGGGGGTCATCGTCGACCGCCTCCCAGGTTTGACAGTGAAGCTGTCACAGTGGCGATGATAAGGACGTGACTCGCCAGTAACAAGAGCCCGGCGCGGCCGGGCCCGGGAGCTGCGGCGGCGGGGCGACGGCGGAAGGACGGACACGGCAGGTGGGGCGCGGGTGGTGGGGCGCGGGTGGTGGCGGGTTGGCGGGGCGGCCTTTGCGTTTCCGTCGGGTCGGGTGTCGTGGCGTGGGTGGCGCGACACGAATGACGCGGCACGGATGTCGCAACACGGATGCGGTGACACGGATGCGGTGACATGAGTGTCGCAACACGAATGCCACGACACTGATGTCGCAGCACGAATGCAGCGGCATGGATGAGGCGACATCGATGTCGCGGCACGAATGCCGCAACACCGATGCCACTGCACGGATGTCACGGCACGGATGTCACGGCACGGATGTCGCGACATGGATGCTGTCGCGGGACAGTGCGCGATCATGGGGTGGACCGATCGACCCGGAGGGACCCGAGCCCATGCGTGACCTCGAATCCGAACTCGACACCACCGTGCTCGACGACCCCGTGGGGGCCTCGCTGGGCGGGGCGCACGCGCACCTGGCGCGGCGGCACGGGGAAGCGGTGCGGTACGACCCGGAGGTGGCGAGCTTCAGCAGTGTGGGTGCCGCGCCGGGGCCCGGGGCCTGGGACGACCTGGTCGGGCTGTTGGGGGCCGGGGAGTTCGCGGACCTGTTCAACTGCCCGGCGCTGCCGCCCTTCCACTGGAAGCCCGAGTTCATCCTGGTCGGGCACCAGTTGGTGCAGGCGGAGCAGGCGGAGCAGGTCCGTCCGGCCGCGCCCGCGGGGCTGCGGGTGGTCGAGCTGGGGGCCGCCGACGTGCCCGCGATGCTGGAACTGGTGGAGCGCACCCGTCCGGGCCCGTTCCGGCCGCGCACCCGCGAGCTGGGCACCTACCTGGGTGTCCGCGACGGTGACGGCGCGCTGCTGGCGATGGCCGGCGAACGCCTGCACCCGCCGGGTTTCACCGAGGTCTCCGCCGTGTGCACCGCCCCCGAGGCCCGCGGCCGGGGCCTGGCCGGGTACCTGGTCGGCGAGTTGGCCGCCCGGATCACCGCGCGCGGCGAGCGCCCGTTCCTGCACGTCGCCGCCACCAACACCGGCGCGCTCGCACTGTACGAGCGGCTCGGCTTCGTCCGCCGCGCCGACGTGGTCTTCCGCGGCTTTCGCACGCCCTGAGCGCGTCGTCCTGGACACGTCGCGAGCACGCCCTGAGCGCGTCCCGAGCACGCCCCGTGCCAGGTCCCCGCACCAGGGCCCCGTACAGGCTCCGTACAGGCCCCGACCCGGCGGACAGGGCGGACGATGGCGGCGACTGCACGAAGTCGACACCCGGTCGGGCCGGGTGTTGTGTCCTTCCGACCTGGGCCGTGACCCGGGGGGTTGGCGATCATGGAGGTGTTCCGTCCGTCCGCCGTCCAGGGAGCCGCCCCGTGTCCGCCAGCGTGTCCGCCAGCGCAGCGTCCGACGGCGCCGAGCACCTGGACGTGCTGGTCGTCGGCGCCGGGATCTCCGGCATCGGCGCGGGTCGGCACCTCGCGGTGGAGCACCCGGGCCGGAGCTTCGCGATCCTGGAGGCCCGGGACGGCTGCGGCGGCACCTGGGACCTGTTCCGCTACCCGGGGGTGCGCTCCGACTCCGACCTGTACACCTTCGGCTACGCGTTCAAGCCGTGGCGCCACCGGGAGTCGATCGCCCGCGGCCCGCAGATCCTCGACTACCTGCGGGAGACCGTCCGCGAGCACGGCCTGGAGCGGCACATCCGCTACCGGCGGCGGGTGGTCGGCGCGTCCTGGTCGACCGAGCGGGCCCGCTGGACGGTCGAGGTCGAGCACACCGGCACCGGCGAGCGGACCGTGCTGACCTGCGGCTGGCTGTTCTGCGCCGCCGGGTACTTCCGCTACGACCGCGGCCACACCCCGCACTTCGCCGGTCTGGACCGCTTCGCCGGCCCCGTCGTCCACCCCCAGCACTGGCCCGCCGACCTCGACCACGGGGGCCGGCGGGTGCTGGTGGTCGGCAGCGGCGCCACCGCCGTCACGCTCGTCCCGGCGCTGGCCGAGCGGGCCGCGCACGTGACGATGCTGCAGCGCACCCCCACGTACGTGATGCCGGTGCCGCGCCGGGACGCCGTCGCGGTGCTGCTGCGCCGGGTGCTGGGCGAGCGGCGCGGCCACGCCCTGGCCCGGCGCCGCAACATCGCCAAGCAGCACGCCGTCTGGGCGTTCTGCCGCCGCCACCCGGGGGCCGCCCGGCGGATCATCCGCCGGGCGAACGTCCGCCGCCTGCCGCCCGGTTACCCCGTCGACGAGCACTTCCGTCCGCCGTACGACCCGTGGGACCAGCGGCTGTGCGCCGTCCCCGACGGCGACCTGTTCGGCGCGATCGGCTCCGGCCGGGCGTCCGTGGTCACCGACCGGATCGAGCGCTTCACCGAGCACGGGGTGCGGCTGGCCTCCGGGCGGGAGCTGGCCGCGGACGTGGTGGTCACCGCGACCGGCCTGGAGGTGCGGCCCTTCGGCGGCATCCCGCTGCGGGTGGACGGGGTGGCGGTGCGGCCCGCCGGGACGGTCGCCTACAAGGGCGTGATGCTCTCGGGCGTGCCCAACTTCGTGTACGCGATCGGCTACCCCAACGCCTCCTGGACGCTCAAGGTCGACCTGCTGTGCGCCCACTTCGGCCGGCTGCTGGCGCACATGGACCGGCACGGCCACCGGATCTGCCGTCCCGAGGTCGCCGACCCCGGGATGCCGCTGCGGCCGCTGCTGGACTTCGCCGCCGGCTACCTGCGCCGGGCCGCCGACCTGCTGCCCCGCCAGGGCGACCGGGCCCCCTGGCGCACCCCCAGCGGCTACCGCGAGGACGCCCGGCTGCTCGGCGCGGGGCCGGTCACCGACCCCGAACTGCACTTCTCCTCCTGAACCCGCGCCCGAACCCAGACCCGCGCCGCACCCGCGCCGCACCCAGACCCGGACCCGGCGCCGAACCCGTGCCCGCACCCGACCCGGACCCGCCGACCGGGGCCCCGCCCCGTTGACGCCCGGCCGGCACCGGCGGAGGCTGGAAGGGAGCCAGGCGCACCGGCCGCCCGTGCGCCGGTGCGCGCCCGGAAGGTGAACCGCCATGCAGAACCACTGGGTCGTCGACCTGACCTTCGACGAGGACGAGTCCCGCACCACCTGCACCGCTTCGCTCAGCGGCTTCAGCGCCCCCGGCGCCCGCGGCACCGGCATGGCCCGGCGCAACCCGGGCGACGACGCCGACACCGCGATCGGCGAGGAACTCGCGGCCGCCCGCGCCTGCAACGACCTCGCCCAGCAGTTGATCGGGCGTGCCGCGACCGGCATCGAGGGCCACACCCACACGCCCGCGCAGCTGTCCTTCTGAGCCGCCGCCCGGTGCGCACCACCCCCGACCGGTGATCTTTTCCGACCGCCGAACCGACGGGTAGAGTGCGGCGATCTGTCGTGCCCACGGGGGGCACCACCGAAACGAACGTCCGGTGACCGCATGACTCTCTGGGCCCGTCCCGCCGCCTGGTGGCGCAGCGCCATCGTCCTGTCCGCGTTCCTGGGGATCTTCCTCAGCAACAGCTCGCTGGTGTACTTCACCATCCAGAGCAACGTGGTCGTGCTCGGCTACTTCCTCGCCGCGCTCTACTGGATGGCCAAGCGCGACACCGCCGACGCCCCGGCGCCCCGCCTGCGCGGCGCCGCCGTCCTGTACATCACGATCACCGGCATCGTCGCGCACGTCCTGCTCAACCACGGCGAGAACCCGATCCCGGGCCTGTTCTCCGGGCCCGAGCGGCTCCAGCACTGGTCGAGCTTCTTCCTGCACTACACCACCCCGGTGCTGGTCCTGGTCGAGTGGCTGCTGCTCTCCCCCCGCAACGCCTCGCGCTGGCGCGACCTGCCGCGCTGGCTCTCCTACCCGCTCGGGTACGCGGTCCTGACCGAGACCCGCGCCGTCCTCTTCCCGGACTTCCCGGTCCGCTACCCCTACTTCTTCCTCGACCCCACCGAGAAGGGCTACGCCTGGGTCGGCCTCCAGATGGTCGAACTCGTCGCCGAGTTCGCCGTCCTCGGCGCCCTGGTCATCGGCCTCGACCGCCTGGGCACCCGACTCCGCCGCACCCCGGTGGCCGACGCCGCCAAGACCGTCTGAGGGTTCGCACGCCCGCCCCGTCCACCCGCCGGTGAGCGGGGCGGAGCCGTCAGCGGGAGGCGTCAGCGGGTGGAGCCCATCCGGCGGGAGACCCGGGCGGCGGTGGCGGCGACGACGGGGCCGAGTTCGCGGGCGCGGGCGGCGGTGATGCGGGAGGTGAGGGCGGAGGTGGAGATGGCGCCGATGACGGTGTTGTTGTGGTCGAAGACGGGCGCGGCGATGCAGCGGACCTCGGGCTCGTTCTCGCGGTCGTCGACGGCGTAGCCGCGGGTGCGGATGCGGGTGAGGTCGGCGCGCAGCGCGGCGGCCGAGGTGAGGGTGCGGGTGGTGATGGCGGGGAGGCCGTCGGCGACGACGGTGGCGAAGGCGTCCTCGGGGAGCCAGGCGAGCATGGCCTTGCCGACGGCGGTGCAGTACATGGGGGCGCGGCTGCCGATCCGGGAGGCCATCCGGACGGCGGTCTCGTTCTCGACCTTGTCGACGTAGACCACGTACGGGGTGTCGGGGACGCACAGGTGGACGGTGCCGCCGACCTCGCGCATCAGCTGGTGGGCCTCCTCGGAGGCGGCGGTGCGCAGGTCGAGGGTGGCGAGGTAGGCCTGGCCGAGCTGGAGGGCGCCGGGGCCGAGCCGGAAGTGGCCGGTGTCGCGGTCGCGGGCGAGGAGTTGGGCGTCGACCAGGGGGGCGGCCAGCCGCAGCACGGTGGACTTGGACATCTCCAGGCCGTCGGCGAGCGCGGTGAGGCTGAGGTCGGTGCCGGCCGCCGCGTGGTCCCGGACGTGTTCGAGCACCGCGAGGGCGCGGCGCAGCGACGCGGACTGGTTGCGTTCCGGTCGGCCCTCGGCGGGTCGGCTCTCGGCGGCGGTGCTGGTCATGGGGTGTGACGCTACGGCGCGCACCGCCCCGGTGCCAGTTCCGCAGCACATCGTTTTGCAGTGCAGAACTTTCGCGGTCTGCTCTTGTCGCCGTGCCCGGCGAGTTTCTAACGTCCCGCTCACACCGATCCCCCACTGCATGTCCCGGTTCGTCCCGGGGTGCGCAGGTGCGTCCCGCTGCGGCGAGGAGATGACGTTGAGCATGAAGAAGCTGGCCCGTGGTGCCGCCCTTGCCGTGCTGGCCGGCACCGTGGCCACGGCCTGTGCGCCGGGCACCGCGAAGAACACCACCTCCGCGGACAAGCAGACCGGCACCGTGAAGGTGTGGCTGTACGACGAGGCGAACCGGGCGCCGAAGGAGCAGGTGGTGGCGCAGGCCGTCGCCGACTTCAAGGCGAAGCACGCGGGCGTCGAGGTCGAGGTCTCGTACATCCCGACCGACGCCGGTCCGCGCGCGGAGAAGATGAAGGGCGCGTTCAACGACCCGTCCTCGGCCCCGGACGTGGTGGAGTTCGGCAACACCGACCTGTTCGGCTACACCGCCTCGGGCGGCCTGGCCGACATCACCTCCGACCTGGCGGGCTGGGACGAGGGCAAGGACCTGCCGCAGGACCTGAAGGACACCGCGGTGGTCGACGGCAAGACGTACGGCCTGCCCTGGTGGCTGGGCGTGCGGGCGCTGTACTACCGCACCGACGTGTTCACCGAGCTGGGCCTGCAGGCGCCGACCACGTACGACGAGCTGAAGTCGGCGGCGGAGAAGGTCCGGGCCGCGCACGGCGACATGCTGGGCATCGCGGTCGGCGGCAAGTACACCTTCGGCGCGCTGCCGTTCGTGTGGGCCAACGGCGGCGACCTGGCGGCGCAGGGCGGCTCGGCGTACACCTCGGCGATCGACTCGGCGGCGTCGCAGGCGGGCGTGAAGGCGTACACCGACCTGTTCACGGACGCGATCTGCCCGGCGCAGCAGTGCGCCGACCTGACCGGCGGCAAGACCGTGGAGTCGTTCGCGGCGGGCAAGGCCGGCATGGCGATCCTGCCGAACTCCTCGCGCAGCGCGGTGGAGGCGGGCGCGGCGGCCGGCAAGTACGCGATCGTGCCGCTGCCGGGCACCGCGGCCGGGAAGATCGCCCCGGCGTTCTCCGGCGGCAACGACCTGGGCGTGATGAAGTCGACCCAGCACCGCAGCCTGGCGTCCGACTTCATCAAGGAGCTGGCGTCGAAGAAGAACCAGCTGGCGCTGTTCGACGCGATGGGCAACCTGCCGACGCTGTCCTCGGCGCGCGCCGAGGTGGTGCAGAAGCAGCCGTGGCTGAAGCCGTTCACGGACACCATCGAGGCCGGCACCAAGTTCGTCCCGAAGGACGCCGCCTGGGCCAAGATCGACGCCCAGAACGTGGTGCCGACGATGCTGCAGAAGGTCATCACCGGCAAGTCCGACGTGGCCGGTGCCACCAAGGAGGCCGCCGCCGCGATGAACGCCTCGTTCAGCGGCAAGTAGTCCCGGGCCCGTCACCGACCGGACGTCACCGGCCGAACGTCACGGGCCGTAGAAGAAGCCGTAGAAGAAGCGGAAGTTGTCGATGCCTGCCACGACCGTCACCGCCCGGGCGGACCACGGGGACTCCTCCCCGGTCCGCCCGGCGGGCGGCGCCCCCGCACCGGGCCGCCGCCGTACCGGGCCGCTGTCCCGGATCCCCGTCCCGCTGTGGCTGCTGCTGCCGGCCGCCCTGGTGCTGATCCCGCTGTTCGGCTACCCGCTGTACCAGCTGGGCCTGCTGTCGGTGCTGAAGTTCGGGCAGCCGCAGGCGTCGGGCGGAGTGCCGACCGAGTTCGTCGGACTGTCGAACTACACCGACGTACTGGGCGACGCCCAGTTCTGGACGGTGCTCGGCCAGACCCTGGCGTTCGCCGCGTTCTGCGTGCTGGCCACCCTGGCGGTCGGCGCGACCTGCGCGGTGCTGCTGACCCGGGTCGGCCGGTGGCCGCGGCTGATGCTGATGTTCGGCGCGCTGGGCGCCTGGGCGGCGCCGGCGATGACCGGCTCCACGGTGTGGATGTTCCTGCTGGACACCAACTCCGGCCTGGTCAACGAGGTCCTCGGCACCCAGGGCCACAACTGGATGTACGACAAGTGGTCGGCGTTCGCGATGGTCGCCGTGGTCGTGGTCTGGCACAGCTTCCCGTTCGTGATGATCACCCTGTACGCGGGCATCCAGGCGATCCCGG
The window above is part of the Kitasatospora sp. NA04385 genome. Proteins encoded here:
- a CDS encoding acetyl-CoA C-acetyltransferase, yielding MTTEAYVYDAIRTPRGRGKQNGSLHGTKPIDLVVGLIYELRRRFPSLDPAAIDDIVLGVVSPIGDQGSDIARVAAIAAGLPDTVAGVQENRFCASGLEAVNLAAAKVRSGWEDLILAGGVESMSRVKMGSDGGAWFADPMTAYETGFVPQGIGADLIATVEGLTRTDVDAFAAESQARAAKAQADGLFDRSVVPVLDRNGLVVLGRDEFIRPGTTVETLAGLKPSFADIGELGGFDAVALQKYHWVESIDHVHHAGNSSGIVDGAALVAIGSREIGERYGLTPRARIVSAAVSGSEPTIMLTGPAPATRKALAKAGLSAADIDLVEINEAFAAVALRFMRELGFRHDQVNVNGGAIALGHPLGATGAMLIGTLIDELERRDLRYGLATLCVGGGMGIATVIERVTA
- a CDS encoding acyl-CoA dehydrogenase family protein codes for the protein MQRELYAEEHEDFRATVQAFLAREVVPHHARWERQGVVDRSAWLAAGKAGLLGLAVEERYGGGGSPDFRFAAVLAEEFVRAGASGLAVGLHNDIVGPYLTGLATEEQKQRWLPGFCSGELIGAIAMTEPDTGSDLQAIRTTAVDAGDHYLLNGAKTFISNGILADLVVVVARTTAEGGAHGLSLLVVERGTPGFERGRNLDKIGQKAQDTAELFFHDVRVPKANLLGEEHQGFLHLMRNLAQERLAIAVAAIAAAEFVLAETIAYVKQRTAFGRPLAKLQHVRFEIAELATECAVTRTFVDRCVLEHNRYALTPVDASMAKWWATELQKRTADRCLQLHGGSGYMSDSAVARAFTDGRVQTIYGGTTEIMKEIVGRSLLS
- a CDS encoding CaiB/BaiF CoA-transferase family protein: MTPATPSAGPLAGVRVLELAGIGPGPFAAMLLADLGADVVRVDRPGGQVLGPDPGRDLTNRNKRSVLIDLKAPEGAAAVRDLAARADLLIEGWRPGVAERLGVGPDDCLAHNPALVYGRMTGWGQDGPLAERAGHDVTYLATSGLLGLIGPADGPPAIPANLLGDYAGGSLYLVVGLLAALHHARATGTGQVVDAAIVDGAAHLSTMLWGLLDAGLWQDRRGANLLDGGAPWYGTYRTSDDRWMAVGPLEPRFYAEFARLLELDADASDQYDLARWPELRAVLAARFATRTQAEWTELFAGHDACVAPVLTLRQAAAHPHLAARGSYTERDGTLQPGTAPRFSATPGALRTPPARPGEHTAEVARDWAVPALDSRTPQAPDPDTPAPDTPAPHQPAP
- a CDS encoding GNAT family N-acetyltransferase is translated as MRDLESELDTTVLDDPVGASLGGAHAHLARRHGEAVRYDPEVASFSSVGAAPGPGAWDDLVGLLGAGEFADLFNCPALPPFHWKPEFILVGHQLVQAEQAEQVRPAAPAGLRVVELGAADVPAMLELVERTRPGPFRPRTRELGTYLGVRDGDGALLAMAGERLHPPGFTEVSAVCTAPEARGRGLAGYLVGELAARITARGERPFLHVAATNTGALALYERLGFVRRADVVFRGFRTP
- a CDS encoding NAD(P)/FAD-dependent oxidoreductase, with product MSASVSASAASDGAEHLDVLVVGAGISGIGAGRHLAVEHPGRSFAILEARDGCGGTWDLFRYPGVRSDSDLYTFGYAFKPWRHRESIARGPQILDYLRETVREHGLERHIRYRRRVVGASWSTERARWTVEVEHTGTGERTVLTCGWLFCAAGYFRYDRGHTPHFAGLDRFAGPVVHPQHWPADLDHGGRRVLVVGSGATAVTLVPALAERAAHVTMLQRTPTYVMPVPRRDAVAVLLRRVLGERRGHALARRRNIAKQHAVWAFCRRHPGAARRIIRRANVRRLPPGYPVDEHFRPPYDPWDQRLCAVPDGDLFGAIGSGRASVVTDRIERFTEHGVRLASGRELAADVVVTATGLEVRPFGGIPLRVDGVAVRPAGTVAYKGVMLSGVPNFVYAIGYPNASWTLKVDLLCAHFGRLLAHMDRHGHRICRPEVADPGMPLRPLLDFAAGYLRRAADLLPRQGDRAPWRTPSGYREDARLLGAGPVTDPELHFSS
- a CDS encoding DUF1876 domain-containing protein, with product MQNHWVVDLTFDEDESRTTCTASLSGFSAPGARGTGMARRNPGDDADTAIGEELAAARACNDLAQQLIGRAATGIEGHTHTPAQLSF
- a CDS encoding Pr6Pr family membrane protein, which translates into the protein MTLWARPAAWWRSAIVLSAFLGIFLSNSSLVYFTIQSNVVVLGYFLAALYWMAKRDTADAPAPRLRGAAVLYITITGIVAHVLLNHGENPIPGLFSGPERLQHWSSFFLHYTTPVLVLVEWLLLSPRNASRWRDLPRWLSYPLGYAVLTETRAVLFPDFPVRYPYFFLDPTEKGYAWVGLQMVELVAEFAVLGALVIGLDRLGTRLRRTPVADAAKTV
- a CDS encoding IclR family transcriptional regulator; protein product: MTSTAAESRPAEGRPERNQSASLRRALAVLEHVRDHAAAGTDLSLTALADGLEMSKSTVLRLAAPLVDAQLLARDRDTGHFRLGPGALQLGQAYLATLDLRTAASEEAHQLMREVGGTVHLCVPDTPYVVYVDKVENETAVRMASRIGSRAPMYCTAVGKAMLAWLPEDAFATVVADGLPAITTRTLTSAAALRADLTRIRTRGYAVDDRENEPEVRCIAAPVFDHNNTVIGAISTSALTSRITAARARELGPVVAATAARVSRRMGSTR
- a CDS encoding sugar ABC transporter substrate-binding protein, with product MKKLARGAALAVLAGTVATACAPGTAKNTTSADKQTGTVKVWLYDEANRAPKEQVVAQAVADFKAKHAGVEVEVSYIPTDAGPRAEKMKGAFNDPSSAPDVVEFGNTDLFGYTASGGLADITSDLAGWDEGKDLPQDLKDTAVVDGKTYGLPWWLGVRALYYRTDVFTELGLQAPTTYDELKSAAEKVRAAHGDMLGIAVGGKYTFGALPFVWANGGDLAAQGGSAYTSAIDSAASQAGVKAYTDLFTDAICPAQQCADLTGGKTVESFAAGKAGMAILPNSSRSAVEAGAAAGKYAIVPLPGTAAGKIAPAFSGGNDLGVMKSTQHRSLASDFIKELASKKNQLALFDAMGNLPTLSSARAEVVQKQPWLKPFTDTIEAGTKFVPKDAAWAKIDAQNVVPTMLQKVITGKSDVAGATKEAAAAMNASFSGK
- a CDS encoding carbohydrate ABC transporter permease; the protein is MPATTVTARADHGDSSPVRPAGGAPAPGRRRTGPLSRIPVPLWLLLPAALVLIPLFGYPLYQLGLLSVLKFGQPQASGGVPTEFVGLSNYTDVLGDAQFWTVLGQTLAFAAFCVLATLAVGATCAVLLTRVGRWPRLMLMFGALGAWAAPAMTGSTVWMFLLDTNSGLVNEVLGTQGHNWMYDKWSAFAMVAVVVVWHSFPFVMITLYAGIQAIPDSVLEAARLDGAGTVTVFRKIMLPMLRPLLVIVVIQSIIWDFKVFTQIYVMTGGGGIAGQNLVLNVYAYQKAFVAENYSLGAAIGVLMTLILLGVTAVYIRSLRRSGEEL